In a single window of the Pontibacter russatus genome:
- a CDS encoding GAF domain-containing SpoIIE family protein phosphatase yields the protein MLYKTNAKSLLVISAVVSWALLLANVLLSAESMREQGTAKIALPFVSNLLIIVFIVAVFLFQRMSAEALKGIDFIGYLWNLFSKAAVAAYLSVALFLGYRVMTNYADTESVLLLHLVYQINFGLLVIFLAKAFYIWRQLLLYHKNRFLQIAWDWFELLLGATLLLTLFNFHYTSFIFLPLLSLMGFYILFLCTNLKWVAYLTFNNKSRSLVLLGAILLSCYIFVRFFRGMSTSHDLVIDYTQVGFLLLAMMFVGFYTLAAFLVSLFSLPTSSVFEQKSEDLLNFQRLSQSIQQGQSEAQVYDMLFESTIKASDASAAWFELVRNGEPQVTQLLNVNSDQIKRIRHLLLAYNIHNIDYINNNLNRNPGFRDLMLPWKSLIILPIKSKKHLAGVLYLLKDIEQGFDRETVNVLRTFTSQTILTIENLRLVAESLQTERYKEELKIATQVQESLIPKNFPVDSWFEISTHAVAAKEVGGDFYDFLQLSESRIAIIIGDVSGKGISAAFHMAQMKGIFHGLMQQDMPPSEFMKQANSALSRCLERTSFITSALYIIDYSMKGFMFARAGHCHTLYYNAMMDDVFYFQTDGLGLGIIRDKSYANHIREMYYDYNPSDVMVIYTDGIVEARNAKNEEYGEDRLKYMLEQTYHLEAEDIKYAIINDLQDFTGPDNLYDDQTLLVIKFKPVEPNK from the coding sequence ATGCTTTACAAGACGAATGCGAAATCTTTGCTGGTTATTTCCGCTGTCGTCAGCTGGGCTCTGCTGTTAGCAAACGTCTTACTGTCGGCGGAGAGCATGCGTGAGCAGGGCACGGCCAAAATAGCGCTGCCCTTTGTCAGTAACCTGCTCATCATCGTTTTTATCGTGGCTGTGTTTCTCTTCCAGCGCATGAGCGCAGAGGCGCTGAAGGGCATCGACTTTATCGGCTACCTCTGGAACCTGTTCTCGAAGGCGGCTGTGGCGGCCTACCTGAGCGTGGCCCTTTTCCTGGGCTACCGGGTGATGACCAATTACGCCGACACAGAGTCAGTGCTGCTGCTGCACCTGGTGTACCAGATCAACTTCGGCCTGCTGGTCATTTTCCTGGCCAAGGCCTTTTATATATGGCGGCAGTTGCTGCTCTACCACAAGAACAGGTTCCTGCAGATAGCCTGGGACTGGTTTGAGCTTCTCTTGGGCGCTACGTTGCTGCTCACCCTCTTCAACTTCCACTACACCAGCTTCATCTTCCTGCCGCTGCTGTCGCTGATGGGGTTCTATATCCTCTTCCTGTGTACCAACCTGAAGTGGGTGGCATACCTTACCTTCAACAACAAGAGCCGGTCGCTGGTGCTGCTGGGCGCCATCCTGCTGAGCTGCTATATCTTTGTGCGCTTCTTCCGGGGCATGTCCACCAGCCACGACCTGGTGATAGACTACACCCAGGTGGGGTTTCTGCTGCTGGCCATGATGTTTGTCGGCTTTTACACCCTGGCGGCCTTTCTGGTGTCGCTGTTCAGCTTGCCCACCTCCAGCGTGTTTGAGCAGAAGAGCGAGGACCTGCTCAACTTCCAGCGCCTGAGCCAGTCCATCCAGCAGGGGCAGAGCGAGGCGCAGGTTTATGACATGCTGTTCGAGAGCACCATCAAAGCCTCCGACGCCAGCGCCGCCTGGTTCGAGCTTGTCCGCAACGGCGAGCCGCAGGTCACGCAACTGCTCAACGTCAACAGCGACCAGATCAAGCGCATCCGGCATTTGCTGCTGGCCTACAACATCCACAACATCGACTATATAAACAACAACCTGAACCGCAACCCCGGTTTCCGCGACCTGATGCTGCCCTGGAAGTCGCTGATCATCCTGCCCATCAAGTCGAAGAAGCACCTGGCCGGGGTGCTCTACCTGCTGAAGGACATCGAGCAGGGCTTTGACCGTGAGACCGTGAACGTACTGCGCACCTTCACCAGCCAGACCATCCTCACCATCGAGAACCTGCGGCTGGTGGCGGAGTCGCTGCAGACCGAGCGCTACAAGGAAGAGCTGAAGATTGCCACGCAGGTGCAGGAAAGCCTGATTCCGAAAAACTTTCCGGTCGACAGTTGGTTTGAGATAAGTACGCACGCGGTGGCCGCCAAGGAGGTGGGCGGCGATTTCTATGACTTCCTGCAGCTGAGCGAGTCGCGCATCGCCATCATCATCGGCGACGTGTCGGGCAAGGGCATCTCGGCCGCGTTCCACATGGCCCAGATGAAGGGGATTTTCCACGGCCTGATGCAGCAGGACATGCCGCCGAGCGAGTTTATGAAGCAGGCCAACAGCGCCCTGAGCCGCTGCCTGGAGCGCACCTCCTTTATCACTTCGGCGCTCTACATCATAGACTACAGCATGAAAGGCTTCATGTTCGCAAGGGCCGGGCACTGCCACACGCTGTATTACAACGCCATGATGGACGATGTGTTCTACTTCCAGACAGATGGCCTGGGGCTGGGCATTATCCGCGACAAGAGCTATGCCAACCATATCCGGGAGATGTACTACGACTACAACCCGAGCGACGTGATGGTGATCTATACCGAT
- the guaB gene encoding IMP dehydrogenase, translating into MISDQSKILFEALTYDDVLLLPAYSEVLPHQTDTSSQLTRNIRINIPLVSAAMDTVTEADLAIAMAQEGGIGFIHKNMSIKKQAQQVRKVKRSESGMILDPITLNEKATLGDAVQIMTDNKIGGIPIVNDAGKLTGIITNRDLRFEKDLTQGVSSVMTTQNLVTAAKGTDMAKAEDILQEYKIEKLPVVDEEGKLVGLITYKDILKKKDRPFACKDTFGRLRVGAAVGVTADVLDRVRALVEAGVDVISVDTAHGHSRGVLEAVRRIKDTFPDLDLIAGNIATADGARALADAGADAVKVGVGPGSICTTRVIAGIGVPQLSAVMEAVRGLAGTGVPVIADGGIKFSGDIVKALAGGASTVMIGSLLAGTEEAPGEMILYEGRKFKTYRGMGSVEAMEEGSKDRYFQSGETNVKKLVPEGIVGRVPYKGLVQEVIYQLVGGIRAGMGYCGTPNIAKLQEARMVKITGAGLRESHPHDVQVVREAPNYSR; encoded by the coding sequence ATGATCTCCGATCAGTCTAAGATTTTATTCGAGGCGCTCACCTACGATGACGTGCTTCTACTCCCGGCCTACTCCGAGGTTCTCCCCCACCAGACCGACACTTCCTCGCAACTCACGCGCAACATCCGCATCAACATACCGCTTGTTTCGGCAGCCATGGACACCGTGACCGAGGCCGACCTGGCGATAGCGATGGCGCAGGAAGGCGGTATCGGCTTCATCCACAAAAACATGTCGATCAAGAAGCAGGCGCAGCAGGTGCGCAAGGTGAAGCGGTCGGAAAGCGGCATGATCCTGGACCCGATCACGCTGAACGAGAAGGCCACCCTGGGCGATGCGGTGCAGATCATGACCGACAACAAAATCGGCGGCATCCCGATTGTGAACGATGCCGGCAAACTCACGGGCATCATCACCAACCGCGACCTGCGCTTCGAGAAGGACCTGACACAGGGCGTGTCCTCGGTGATGACCACCCAAAACCTGGTTACGGCGGCCAAGGGCACCGATATGGCCAAGGCCGAGGATATTCTGCAGGAGTACAAGATAGAGAAACTGCCGGTGGTGGACGAGGAAGGCAAGTTGGTGGGCCTGATCACCTACAAAGACATTCTGAAGAAGAAAGACCGCCCCTTTGCCTGCAAAGACACTTTTGGCCGCCTGCGCGTAGGGGCCGCCGTGGGCGTGACGGCCGATGTGCTGGACCGCGTGCGGGCGCTGGTGGAGGCTGGCGTGGACGTGATAAGCGTTGACACGGCCCACGGCCACTCCAGAGGCGTGCTGGAAGCCGTCCGCAGAATAAAAGACACGTTCCCGGACCTGGACCTGATCGCGGGCAACATTGCCACGGCCGACGGCGCCAGGGCCCTGGCCGACGCAGGCGCTGATGCCGTGAAAGTGGGCGTGGGCCCCGGCTCTATCTGCACCACCCGCGTGATTGCCGGTATCGGCGTGCCGCAGTTGTCGGCGGTGATGGAGGCCGTGCGGGGCCTGGCGGGAACAGGCGTGCCTGTGATTGCAGACGGCGGCATCAAGTTCTCGGGCGACATTGTGAAGGCGCTGGCGGGCGGGGCCAGCACCGTGATGATCGGTTCGCTGCTGGCGGGCACCGAGGAGGCCCCCGGCGAGATGATCCTGTACGAGGGACGCAAGTTTAAGACCTACCGCGGCATGGGCTCCGTGGAGGCGATGGAGGAAGGCTCGAAAGACCGTTACTTCCAGAGCGGCGAGACAAACGTGAAGAAACTGGTGCCCGAGGGCATCGTAGGCCGCGTGCCCTACAAGGGCCTGGTGCAGGAGGTGATATACCAGCTGGTGGGGGGCATACGCGCTGGCATGGGCTACTGCGGCACCCCGAACATTGCGAAGCTGCAGGAAGCCAGGATGGTGAAGATAACGGGTGCCGGCCTCCGCGAGAGCCATCCGCACGACGTGCAGGTGGTGCGCGAGGCCCCCAACTACAGCCGCTAA
- a CDS encoding rhodanese-like domain-containing protein, producing MDEITAQELKERLSRSTNLQLVDVREPAEFELCNLGGELVPLGELPKQASRIRRDIPVVMICHHGFRSAQAIHYLTQRLGYDNLLNLKGGIHAWATQVDPTMPTY from the coding sequence ATGGACGAGATTACGGCACAGGAACTGAAGGAGCGCTTGTCGCGCAGCACCAACCTGCAACTGGTGGACGTGCGCGAGCCGGCCGAGTTTGAGCTGTGCAACCTCGGCGGCGAGCTTGTTCCGCTGGGCGAGTTGCCGAAGCAGGCGAGCCGCATCCGCCGCGACATTCCGGTGGTGATGATCTGCCACCACGGCTTCCGCAGCGCCCAGGCCATCCACTACCTCACGCAGCGCCTCGGCTACGACAACCTCCTCAACCTTAAGGGCGGCATACACGCCTGGGCCACGCAGGTAGACCCCACCATGCCAACCTACTGA